Proteins encoded together in one Ciconia boyciana chromosome 25, ASM3463844v1, whole genome shotgun sequence window:
- the CDCA2 gene encoding cell division cycle-associated protein 2 isoform X6, protein MHRQSKNIHAPLEVKENESRYGEEKEKASFPHLLKDQKICKVTKSKVVKASKKENLSDGKQAQLQECTLRYTNDLEKESYHDKEDVVSCQFTEYFFDTLKGDMAGKPTLPLNSKENFSRSRPVSLGDECYLTPSRDKAEEKPDCGTSEKPRKKPVHFAAVTIAEFGITQDSFTKRSIGKSPTSLKFRRRSAIGVRGSPENNTLIRYLAQQRSNRQKEAFTQQVSPFKQENVRSLKDKIDAFQTSFKSLQEAEGETGFSGLSRVDDASQEAGSSQNKVPFTKEWNMDQWSEKFMSDNSGADIKENLRQNLMNSSKSDTKICTILSSHQDVTVTEPAAAVSKEWVYEQHNPIESLEALPIRDILETGHDFSSDHITKDFRSNVVSDFSRKRVSFVEEPSLEIFDESKPPITPLQRGNIPLNEHTQSGSHLRSVLKKTPVKQLMDSMKEYSNDAVDRGGGESLTVSSCAKIFEALQTETTARHSSEKPKKKRVTFGEVLSPEIFDETLPANTPLRKGATPVRHPELQSNSPFARSSLIEEPLSQPNFDCNDECVEPLQELLEGPVAAEDLLPVENAEAETDKSDMITTRSTKRKQCSTISEGTDFSISRATNTKNAKDTKNPRKNTFQRQKNITTPAAKKTQKRKHTSSGKRRKKKVKKSLYGEREMASKKPLLSPIPEIPEVFSSASSPNSPKANVLFSDKTKSGNAFKDVQQKPAVERMRGKNICAVHMYSSSKHLDTVEASSSGDTVFQVSDGDLKSVSGIDHKFSNIVPDAPCGFDTCDYFQQGKEAACVKEPKESGSLIENEKLQGNCLNKAERLTGIEFLEQQDASVHEGAQRTWCPQKDSIRGSPPRRRRSSAIYFPPVEKSEITGNNLPVSSFNVEEVLPTPQLKSDSLEPFRRKSDNRGEKRVRRSMRLHKDAEIEGLAWIEVPNKIQKNPPLLSSACKIRTGSTSILTQSENIHHREQNLIQFSAPGKENNDSIHLAGGPCKTRRRKSMCVSTPQEMRTWSQTQRRSITNSVYRKDRCNQKHSEEVEIPLENNI, encoded by the exons ATGCACAGGCAATCTAAGAATATACATGCTCCCCTGgaagttaaagaaaatgagagcagatacggtgaagagaaggaaaaggccTCTTTCCCTCATCTGTTAAAAGACCAGAAGATTTGCAAAGTGACTAAATCAAAAGTCGTAAAGGCATCCAAGAAGGAGAATTTAAGTGATGGGAAACAGGCACAGTTGCAAGAATGCACCCTGAGATACACCAACGACCTTGAAAAGGAATCGTACCATGACAAGGAAGACGTTGTTAGCTGTCAgttcactgaatatttttttgatACGCTAAAAGGTGATATGGCTGGTAAACCTACCTTGCCTTTGAACAGTAAGGAAAATTTTTCAAGAAGTAGACCTGTTTCTTTGGGGGATGAATGCTACTTGACACCTAGTAGggacaaagcagaagaaaaacctgaTTGTGGAACGTCAGAGAAACCGAGGAAAAAACCTGTTCATTTTGCAGCTGTAACAATTGCTGAATTTGGGATTACTCAGGACAGTTTTACTAAACGATCTATAG GGAAATCTCcaacttcattaaaatttagACGAAGATCAGCAATTGGAGTACGAGGGTCACCAGAAAATAACACCCTTATTCGATACCTTGCCCAACAGAGAAGCAACAGGCAAAAAGAAGCTTTTACACAG CAGGTTAGTccttttaaacaggaaaatgtcAGGTCATTGAAAGACAAAATAGATGCCtttcaaacatcttttaaatcaTTACAAGAAGCTGAAGGGGAGACTGGCTTCTCTGGACTGTCACGAGTGGATGATGCTTCCCAGGAAGCAGGCTCTT CTCAGAACAAAGTACCTTTTACAAAAGAGTGGAACATGGATCAGTGGAGTGAAAAGTTCATGTCAGACAACAGTGGAGctgacataaaagaaaatttaagacaAAATTTGATGAACAGCAGTAAGTCTGATACCAAGATATGCACCATCTTGTCTTCACACCAGGATGTGACTGTCACcgaacctgctgctgctgtttcaaag GAATGGGTTTATGAGCAACACAATCCTATTGAGTCATTGGAGGCTCTTCCAATTAGAGATATCTTAGAAACAGGCCATG ATTTCAGTTCTGACCACATCACTAAAGACTTTAGAAGTAACGTTGTCTCAGATTTCAGCAGAAAGAGAGTTAGCTTTGTGGAAGAACCGAGCCTGGAAATATTTGATGAAAGCAAGCCACCTATCACACCACTGCAAAGGGGAAATATTCCATTAAATGAACACACACAGAGTGGCTCCCATCTGCGATCTGTATTGAAGAAAACGCCGGTGAAGCAACTAATGGATAGCATGAAG GAATACTCGAACGATGCAGTtgacagaggaggaggtgaatCTCTCACAGTCTCCAGTTGTGCAAAAATCTTTGAAGCATTGCAAACAG AGACAACTGCAAGACATAGCTCTGAAaagccaaagaagaaaagagttaCTTTTGGAGAAGTTCTAAGCCCAGAAATATTTGACGAAACTTTGCCTGCAAATACTCCGTTGCGCAAAGGAGCAACACCAGTCCGTCATCCAGAATTGCAAAGTAATAGCCCTTTTGCAAGGTCAAGTCTCATTGAAGAACCATTATCCCAGCCGAACTTTGATTGCAATGAT gaatgtgtTGAGCCTCTTCAAGAGTTACTGGAGGGTCCTGTTGCTGCAGAAGACCTCTTACCTGTTGAAAATGCAGAAG CAGAAACTGACAAATCTGATATGATAACAACTCGTTCTACTAAAAGGAAG CAGTGTAGCACCATTTCAGAGGGGACTGATTTTAGCATCTCAAGAGCCACAAATACTAAGAATGCTAAAGACACTAAAAATCCAAGAAAGAAcacatttcaaagacaaaagaatATAACTACACCTGCTGCCAAAAAGACACAG aaaagaaaacatacaagctctgggaaaagaagaaagaaaaaagtaaaaaaatctttatatgGGGAAAGAGAGATGGCTTCTAAGAAACCTCTTCTCAGCCCTATCCCTGAAATTCCAGAggttttctcttctgcctcaTCTCCAAACTCACCAAAGGCAAATGTGCTTTTTTCAG ataaaaCCAAATCTGGGAATGCTTTCAAGGATGTTCAACAGAAGCCAGCTGTTGAAAGAATGAGAGGGAAGAACATCTGTGCAGTTCATATGTATTCAAGCTCTAAGCACCTGGACACTGTAGAAGCCAGCAGCTCCGGTGATACCGTGTTTCAGGTGTCAGATGGTGATCTGAAGTCTGTTTCTGGCATTGATCATAAG ttttcaaacATTGTGCCAGATGCACCATGTGGTTTTGATACATGTGACTATTTCCAACAAGGTAAAGAGGCTGCATGTGTAAAAGAGCCAAAAGAAAGTGGTTCCTTGATAGAAAACGAGAAATTACAAGGAAATTGCCTAAATAAGGCAGAGCGGCTAACAGGGATAGAATTTCTGGAACAACAGGATGCTAGTGTACATGAGGGTGCCCAAAGAACTTGGTGTCCACAAAAAGATTCTATAAGAGGTAGCCCaccaagaagaagaagaagtagCGCCATCTATTTTCCTCCTGTTGAAAAATCGGAAATAACTGGAAACAAtcttccagtttcttcttttaatgtGGAAGAAGTCTTACCTACTCCTCAGCTAAAAAGTGACTCCTTAGAGCCTTTTAGAAGAAAGAGCGATAACAGGGGTGAAAAAAGAGTGAGGCGCAGCATGAGATTACATAAAGATGCAGAAATTGAAGGACTTGCATGGATTGAAGTACCCAACAAGATTCAAAAGAACCCTCCCTTGCTATCTTCTGCTTGCAAAATCAGAACAGGAAGCACATCCATCCTTACGCAATCAGAGAATATTCACCATAGAGAACAAAATCTCATCCAGTTTTCAGCACCAGGGAAGGAGAACAATGACTCTATTCATCTTGCTGGTGGTCCTTGCAAAACACGGAGGAGGAAAAGCATGTGCGTATCCACACCTCAAGAAATGAGAACTTGGTCCCAGACCCAGAGAAGGAGCATAACAAATTCTGTATATAGGAAGGACAGATGTAACCAAAAACACTCTGAAGAAGTAGAAATACCtcttgaaaataacatttag
- the CDCA2 gene encoding cell division cycle-associated protein 2 isoform X9 translates to MHRQSKNIHAPLEVKENESRYGEEKEKASFPHLLKDQKICKVTKSKVVKASKKENLSDGKQAQLQECTLRYTNDLEKESYHDKEDVVSCQFTEYFFDTLKGDMAGKPTLPLNSKENFSRSRPVSLGDECYLTPSRDKAEEKPDCGTSEKPRKKPVHFAAVTIAEFGITQDSFTKRSIGKSPTSLKFRRRSAIGVRGSPENNTLIRYLAQQRSNRQKEAFTQVSPFKQENVRSLKDKIDAFQTSFKSLQEAEGETGFSGLSRVDDASQEAGSSQNKVPFTKEWNMDQWSEKFMSDNSGADIKENLRQNLMNSSKSDTKICTILSSHQDVTVTEPAAAVSKEWVYEQHNPIESLEALPIRDILETGHDFSSDHITKDFRSNVVSDFSRKRVSFVEEPSLEIFDESKPPITPLQRGNIPLNEHTQSGSHLRSVLKKTPVKQLMDSMKEYSNDAVDRGGGESLTVSSCAKIFEALQTETTARHSSEKPKKKRVTFGEVLSPEIFDETLPANTPLRKGATPVRHPELQSNSPFARSSLIEEPLSQPNFDCNDECVEPLQELLEGPVAAEDLLPVENAEAETDKSDMITTRSTKRKCSTISEGTDFSISRATNTKNAKDTKNPRKNTFQRQKNITTPAAKKTQKRKHTSSGKRRKKKVKKSLYGEREMASKKPLLSPIPEIPEVFSSASSPNSPKANVLFSDKTKSGNAFKDVQQKPAVERMRGKNICAVHMYSSSKHLDTVEASSSGDTVFQVSDGDLKSVSGIDHKFSNIVPDAPCGFDTCDYFQQGKEAACVKEPKESGSLIENEKLQGNCLNKAERLTGIEFLEQQDASVHEGAQRTWCPQKDSIRGSPPRRRRSSAIYFPPVEKSEITGNNLPVSSFNVEEVLPTPQLKSDSLEPFRRKSDNRGEKRVRRSMRLHKDAEIEGLAWIEVPNKIQKNPPLLSSACKIRTGSTSILTQSENIHHREQNLIQFSAPGKENNDSIHLAGGPCKTRRRKSMCVSTPQEMRTWSQTQRRSITNSVYRKDRCNQKHSEEVEIPLENNI, encoded by the exons ATGCACAGGCAATCTAAGAATATACATGCTCCCCTGgaagttaaagaaaatgagagcagatacggtgaagagaaggaaaaggccTCTTTCCCTCATCTGTTAAAAGACCAGAAGATTTGCAAAGTGACTAAATCAAAAGTCGTAAAGGCATCCAAGAAGGAGAATTTAAGTGATGGGAAACAGGCACAGTTGCAAGAATGCACCCTGAGATACACCAACGACCTTGAAAAGGAATCGTACCATGACAAGGAAGACGTTGTTAGCTGTCAgttcactgaatatttttttgatACGCTAAAAGGTGATATGGCTGGTAAACCTACCTTGCCTTTGAACAGTAAGGAAAATTTTTCAAGAAGTAGACCTGTTTCTTTGGGGGATGAATGCTACTTGACACCTAGTAGggacaaagcagaagaaaaacctgaTTGTGGAACGTCAGAGAAACCGAGGAAAAAACCTGTTCATTTTGCAGCTGTAACAATTGCTGAATTTGGGATTACTCAGGACAGTTTTACTAAACGATCTATAG GGAAATCTCcaacttcattaaaatttagACGAAGATCAGCAATTGGAGTACGAGGGTCACCAGAAAATAACACCCTTATTCGATACCTTGCCCAACAGAGAAGCAACAGGCAAAAAGAAGCTTTTACACAG GTTAGTccttttaaacaggaaaatgtcAGGTCATTGAAAGACAAAATAGATGCCtttcaaacatcttttaaatcaTTACAAGAAGCTGAAGGGGAGACTGGCTTCTCTGGACTGTCACGAGTGGATGATGCTTCCCAGGAAGCAGGCTCTT CTCAGAACAAAGTACCTTTTACAAAAGAGTGGAACATGGATCAGTGGAGTGAAAAGTTCATGTCAGACAACAGTGGAGctgacataaaagaaaatttaagacaAAATTTGATGAACAGCAGTAAGTCTGATACCAAGATATGCACCATCTTGTCTTCACACCAGGATGTGACTGTCACcgaacctgctgctgctgtttcaaag GAATGGGTTTATGAGCAACACAATCCTATTGAGTCATTGGAGGCTCTTCCAATTAGAGATATCTTAGAAACAGGCCATG ATTTCAGTTCTGACCACATCACTAAAGACTTTAGAAGTAACGTTGTCTCAGATTTCAGCAGAAAGAGAGTTAGCTTTGTGGAAGAACCGAGCCTGGAAATATTTGATGAAAGCAAGCCACCTATCACACCACTGCAAAGGGGAAATATTCCATTAAATGAACACACACAGAGTGGCTCCCATCTGCGATCTGTATTGAAGAAAACGCCGGTGAAGCAACTAATGGATAGCATGAAG GAATACTCGAACGATGCAGTtgacagaggaggaggtgaatCTCTCACAGTCTCCAGTTGTGCAAAAATCTTTGAAGCATTGCAAACAG AGACAACTGCAAGACATAGCTCTGAAaagccaaagaagaaaagagttaCTTTTGGAGAAGTTCTAAGCCCAGAAATATTTGACGAAACTTTGCCTGCAAATACTCCGTTGCGCAAAGGAGCAACACCAGTCCGTCATCCAGAATTGCAAAGTAATAGCCCTTTTGCAAGGTCAAGTCTCATTGAAGAACCATTATCCCAGCCGAACTTTGATTGCAATGAT gaatgtgtTGAGCCTCTTCAAGAGTTACTGGAGGGTCCTGTTGCTGCAGAAGACCTCTTACCTGTTGAAAATGCAGAAG CAGAAACTGACAAATCTGATATGATAACAACTCGTTCTACTAAAAGGAAG TGTAGCACCATTTCAGAGGGGACTGATTTTAGCATCTCAAGAGCCACAAATACTAAGAATGCTAAAGACACTAAAAATCCAAGAAAGAAcacatttcaaagacaaaagaatATAACTACACCTGCTGCCAAAAAGACACAG aaaagaaaacatacaagctctgggaaaagaagaaagaaaaaagtaaaaaaatctttatatgGGGAAAGAGAGATGGCTTCTAAGAAACCTCTTCTCAGCCCTATCCCTGAAATTCCAGAggttttctcttctgcctcaTCTCCAAACTCACCAAAGGCAAATGTGCTTTTTTCAG ataaaaCCAAATCTGGGAATGCTTTCAAGGATGTTCAACAGAAGCCAGCTGTTGAAAGAATGAGAGGGAAGAACATCTGTGCAGTTCATATGTATTCAAGCTCTAAGCACCTGGACACTGTAGAAGCCAGCAGCTCCGGTGATACCGTGTTTCAGGTGTCAGATGGTGATCTGAAGTCTGTTTCTGGCATTGATCATAAG ttttcaaacATTGTGCCAGATGCACCATGTGGTTTTGATACATGTGACTATTTCCAACAAGGTAAAGAGGCTGCATGTGTAAAAGAGCCAAAAGAAAGTGGTTCCTTGATAGAAAACGAGAAATTACAAGGAAATTGCCTAAATAAGGCAGAGCGGCTAACAGGGATAGAATTTCTGGAACAACAGGATGCTAGTGTACATGAGGGTGCCCAAAGAACTTGGTGTCCACAAAAAGATTCTATAAGAGGTAGCCCaccaagaagaagaagaagtagCGCCATCTATTTTCCTCCTGTTGAAAAATCGGAAATAACTGGAAACAAtcttccagtttcttcttttaatgtGGAAGAAGTCTTACCTACTCCTCAGCTAAAAAGTGACTCCTTAGAGCCTTTTAGAAGAAAGAGCGATAACAGGGGTGAAAAAAGAGTGAGGCGCAGCATGAGATTACATAAAGATGCAGAAATTGAAGGACTTGCATGGATTGAAGTACCCAACAAGATTCAAAAGAACCCTCCCTTGCTATCTTCTGCTTGCAAAATCAGAACAGGAAGCACATCCATCCTTACGCAATCAGAGAATATTCACCATAGAGAACAAAATCTCATCCAGTTTTCAGCACCAGGGAAGGAGAACAATGACTCTATTCATCTTGCTGGTGGTCCTTGCAAAACACGGAGGAGGAAAAGCATGTGCGTATCCACACCTCAAGAAATGAGAACTTGGTCCCAGACCCAGAGAAGGAGCATAACAAATTCTGTATATAGGAAGGACAGATGTAACCAAAAACACTCTGAAGAAGTAGAAATACCtcttgaaaataacatttag
- the CDCA2 gene encoding cell division cycle-associated protein 2 isoform X5, with the protein MHRQSKNIHAPLEVKENESRYGEEKEKASFPHLLKDQKICKVTKSKVVKASKKENLSDGKQAQLQECTLRYTNDLEKESYHDKEDVVSCQFTEYFFDTLKGDMAGKPTLPLNSKENFSRSRPVSLGDECYLTPSRDKAEEKPDCGTSEKPRKKPVHFAAVTIAEFGITQDSFTKRSIGKSPTSLKFRRRSAIGVRGSPENNTLIRYLAQQRSNRQKEAFTQQVSPFKQENVRSLKDKIDAFQTSFKSLQEAEGETGFSGLSRVDDASQEAGSSQNKVPFTKEWNMDQWSEKFMSDNSGADIKENLRQNLMNSSKSDTKICTILSSHQDVTVTEPAAAVSKEWVYEQHNPIESLEALPIRDILETGHDFSSDHITKDFRSNVVSDFSRKRVSFVEEPSLEIFDESKPPITPLQRGNIPLNEHTQSGSHLRSVLKKTPVKQLMDSMKEYSNDAVDRGGGESLTVSSCAKIFEALQTETTARHSSEKPKKKRVTFGEVLSPEIFDETLPANTPLRKGATPVRHPELQSNSPFARSSLIEEPLSQPNFDCNDECVEPLQELLEGPVAAEDLLPVENAEETDKSDMITTRSTKRKCSTISEGTDFSISRATNTKNAKDTKNPRKNTFQRQKNITTPAAKKTQKRKHTSSGKRRKKKVKKSLYGEREMASKKPLLSPIPEIPEVFSSASSPNSPKANVLFSEDVFLDKTKSGNAFKDVQQKPAVERMRGKNICAVHMYSSSKHLDTVEASSSGDTVFQVSDGDLKSVSGIDHKFSNIVPDAPCGFDTCDYFQQGKEAACVKEPKESGSLIENEKLQGNCLNKAERLTGIEFLEQQDASVHEGAQRTWCPQKDSIRGSPPRRRRSSAIYFPPVEKSEITGNNLPVSSFNVEEVLPTPQLKSDSLEPFRRKSDNRGEKRVRRSMRLHKDAEIEGLAWIEVPNKIQKNPPLLSSACKIRTGSTSILTQSENIHHREQNLIQFSAPGKENNDSIHLAGGPCKTRRRKSMCVSTPQEMRTWSQTQRRSITNSVYRKDRCNQKHSEEVEIPLENNI; encoded by the exons ATGCACAGGCAATCTAAGAATATACATGCTCCCCTGgaagttaaagaaaatgagagcagatacggtgaagagaaggaaaaggccTCTTTCCCTCATCTGTTAAAAGACCAGAAGATTTGCAAAGTGACTAAATCAAAAGTCGTAAAGGCATCCAAGAAGGAGAATTTAAGTGATGGGAAACAGGCACAGTTGCAAGAATGCACCCTGAGATACACCAACGACCTTGAAAAGGAATCGTACCATGACAAGGAAGACGTTGTTAGCTGTCAgttcactgaatatttttttgatACGCTAAAAGGTGATATGGCTGGTAAACCTACCTTGCCTTTGAACAGTAAGGAAAATTTTTCAAGAAGTAGACCTGTTTCTTTGGGGGATGAATGCTACTTGACACCTAGTAGggacaaagcagaagaaaaacctgaTTGTGGAACGTCAGAGAAACCGAGGAAAAAACCTGTTCATTTTGCAGCTGTAACAATTGCTGAATTTGGGATTACTCAGGACAGTTTTACTAAACGATCTATAG GGAAATCTCcaacttcattaaaatttagACGAAGATCAGCAATTGGAGTACGAGGGTCACCAGAAAATAACACCCTTATTCGATACCTTGCCCAACAGAGAAGCAACAGGCAAAAAGAAGCTTTTACACAG CAGGTTAGTccttttaaacaggaaaatgtcAGGTCATTGAAAGACAAAATAGATGCCtttcaaacatcttttaaatcaTTACAAGAAGCTGAAGGGGAGACTGGCTTCTCTGGACTGTCACGAGTGGATGATGCTTCCCAGGAAGCAGGCTCTT CTCAGAACAAAGTACCTTTTACAAAAGAGTGGAACATGGATCAGTGGAGTGAAAAGTTCATGTCAGACAACAGTGGAGctgacataaaagaaaatttaagacaAAATTTGATGAACAGCAGTAAGTCTGATACCAAGATATGCACCATCTTGTCTTCACACCAGGATGTGACTGTCACcgaacctgctgctgctgtttcaaag GAATGGGTTTATGAGCAACACAATCCTATTGAGTCATTGGAGGCTCTTCCAATTAGAGATATCTTAGAAACAGGCCATG ATTTCAGTTCTGACCACATCACTAAAGACTTTAGAAGTAACGTTGTCTCAGATTTCAGCAGAAAGAGAGTTAGCTTTGTGGAAGAACCGAGCCTGGAAATATTTGATGAAAGCAAGCCACCTATCACACCACTGCAAAGGGGAAATATTCCATTAAATGAACACACACAGAGTGGCTCCCATCTGCGATCTGTATTGAAGAAAACGCCGGTGAAGCAACTAATGGATAGCATGAAG GAATACTCGAACGATGCAGTtgacagaggaggaggtgaatCTCTCACAGTCTCCAGTTGTGCAAAAATCTTTGAAGCATTGCAAACAG AGACAACTGCAAGACATAGCTCTGAAaagccaaagaagaaaagagttaCTTTTGGAGAAGTTCTAAGCCCAGAAATATTTGACGAAACTTTGCCTGCAAATACTCCGTTGCGCAAAGGAGCAACACCAGTCCGTCATCCAGAATTGCAAAGTAATAGCCCTTTTGCAAGGTCAAGTCTCATTGAAGAACCATTATCCCAGCCGAACTTTGATTGCAATGAT gaatgtgtTGAGCCTCTTCAAGAGTTACTGGAGGGTCCTGTTGCTGCAGAAGACCTCTTACCTGTTGAAAATGCAGAAG AAACTGACAAATCTGATATGATAACAACTCGTTCTACTAAAAGGAAG TGTAGCACCATTTCAGAGGGGACTGATTTTAGCATCTCAAGAGCCACAAATACTAAGAATGCTAAAGACACTAAAAATCCAAGAAAGAAcacatttcaaagacaaaagaatATAACTACACCTGCTGCCAAAAAGACACAG aaaagaaaacatacaagctctgggaaaagaagaaagaaaaaagtaaaaaaatctttatatgGGGAAAGAGAGATGGCTTCTAAGAAACCTCTTCTCAGCCCTATCCCTGAAATTCCAGAggttttctcttctgcctcaTCTCCAAACTCACCAAAGGCAAATGTGCTTTTTTCAG AGGatgtatttttagataaaaCCAAATCTGGGAATGCTTTCAAGGATGTTCAACAGAAGCCAGCTGTTGAAAGAATGAGAGGGAAGAACATCTGTGCAGTTCATATGTATTCAAGCTCTAAGCACCTGGACACTGTAGAAGCCAGCAGCTCCGGTGATACCGTGTTTCAGGTGTCAGATGGTGATCTGAAGTCTGTTTCTGGCATTGATCATAAG ttttcaaacATTGTGCCAGATGCACCATGTGGTTTTGATACATGTGACTATTTCCAACAAGGTAAAGAGGCTGCATGTGTAAAAGAGCCAAAAGAAAGTGGTTCCTTGATAGAAAACGAGAAATTACAAGGAAATTGCCTAAATAAGGCAGAGCGGCTAACAGGGATAGAATTTCTGGAACAACAGGATGCTAGTGTACATGAGGGTGCCCAAAGAACTTGGTGTCCACAAAAAGATTCTATAAGAGGTAGCCCaccaagaagaagaagaagtagCGCCATCTATTTTCCTCCTGTTGAAAAATCGGAAATAACTGGAAACAAtcttccagtttcttcttttaatgtGGAAGAAGTCTTACCTACTCCTCAGCTAAAAAGTGACTCCTTAGAGCCTTTTAGAAGAAAGAGCGATAACAGGGGTGAAAAAAGAGTGAGGCGCAGCATGAGATTACATAAAGATGCAGAAATTGAAGGACTTGCATGGATTGAAGTACCCAACAAGATTCAAAAGAACCCTCCCTTGCTATCTTCTGCTTGCAAAATCAGAACAGGAAGCACATCCATCCTTACGCAATCAGAGAATATTCACCATAGAGAACAAAATCTCATCCAGTTTTCAGCACCAGGGAAGGAGAACAATGACTCTATTCATCTTGCTGGTGGTCCTTGCAAAACACGGAGGAGGAAAAGCATGTGCGTATCCACACCTCAAGAAATGAGAACTTGGTCCCAGACCCAGAGAAGGAGCATAACAAATTCTGTATATAGGAAGGACAGATGTAACCAAAAACACTCTGAAGAAGTAGAAATACCtcttgaaaataacatttag